The Poecile atricapillus isolate bPoeAtr1 chromosome 37, bPoeAtr1.hap1, whole genome shotgun sequence genome window below encodes:
- the LOC131591069 gene encoding zinc finger protein 239-like yields the protein MEVEAVRKRKMPQDTQADKELRMETREDKSLQQNLVEEAVLCSSTAQESNGVEKARRSRTRRGCKRRSRGSEEDRPSLCREGGRRSSQGSELVVHEQPHNGEKPHKCLKCGKSFRWSCQLIRHQMIHTGERPYECGECGKRFQMIYTLMRHQVVHTGERPYECAECGKRFQLTSNLLMHQRTHTEEKPFRCPDCKKGFRKNSHLVRHQRIHTGERPHKCEQCGKSFSRSSHLNRHQRIHTGERPHKCRECGMSFRQSANLIQHQRTHTGERPYVCGECGKRFRQRSNLISHQVIHTGERPYECSKCGKRFPTNSSLFLHYRTHTEERPFQCSDCGKGFKHNVSLVTHRRMHTRERPQSVPSVGRASHRAQP from the exons ATGGAGGTGgaagctgtgaggaagaggaagatgccccaggacacccaggcag acaaggagctgaggatggagaccagggaggacaaatccctgcagcagaacctggtggaagaggccgttttgTGCAGTTCCACAGCACAGGAATCCAACGGGGTGGAAAAGGCCCGGAGATCCCGCAcgaggaggggctgcaaacGCAGATCACGGGGATCTGAGGAGGACAGACCCagcctgtgccgggaaggcggccggagatccagccagggctctgagctggtggtccatgagcagcctCACaatggggagaagccccacaagtgcttgaagtgtgggaagagcttcaggtGGAGCTGCCAACTGATCAggcaccagatgatccacactggggagaggccctatgagtgtggggagtgtgggaagaggtttcagatgATCTACACCCTGATGCGTCACCAAGTggtccacactggggagaggccctatgagtgtgcgGAATGTGGAAAGAGGTTTCAGCTCACTTCCAATCTCCTCATGCACCAGCGCACGCACACTGAGGAGAagcccttccgctgccctgactgcaaGAAGGGATTCAGGAAAAATTCCCATCTTGTCaggcaccagcgcatccacactggggagaggccccaCAAGTGTGAgcaatgtgggaagagcttcagccggagctCCCACCTGAACCgccaccagaggatccacactggggagaggccccaCAAGTGTAGGGAATGTGGGATGAGCTTCAGACAGAGTGCCAACCTGATCCAGCACCAGAGGACCCACAccggggagaggccctacgtgtgtggggaatgtgggaagaggttcAGACAGAGATCCAATCTGATCAGCCACCAagtgatccacactggggagaggccctacgagtgttccaaatgtgggaagaggtttcccACCAACTCCAGTCTCTTCCTGCACTATCGGactcacacagaggagaggcccttccagTGCTCCgactgtgggaagggcttcaagcacaacgTCAGCCTTGTCACTCACCGGCGCATGCACACCAGGGAGAggccccagagtgtccccagtgtgggaagagcttctcacagagctcagccttga
- the LOC131591076 gene encoding zinc finger protein 883-like, whose product MEVEAVRKRKMPQDTQADKELRMETREDKSLQQNLVEEAVLCSSTAQESNGVEKARRSRTRRGCKRRSRGSEEDRPSLCREGGRRSSQGSELVVHEQPHNGEKPHKCLKCGKSFRWSCQLIRHQMIHTGERPYECGECGKRFQMIYTLMRHQVVHTGERPYECAECGKRFQLTSNLLMHQRTHTEEKPFRCPDCKKGFRKNSHLVRHQRIHTGERPHKCEQCGKSFSRSSHLNRHQRIHTGERPHKCRECGMSFRQSANLIQHQRTHTGERPYVCGECGKRFRQRSNLISHQVIHTGERPYECSKCGKRFPTNSSLFLHYRTHTEERPFQCSDCGKGFKHNVSLVTHRRIHTRERPQSCPECGKSFNQGSELVVHEQPHNGEKPHKCLKCGKSFRWSCQLIRHQMIHTGERPYECGECGKRFQMIYTLMRHQVVHTGERPYECAECGKRFQLTSNLLMHQRTHTEEKPFRCPDCKKGFRKNSHLVRHQRIHTGERPHKCEQCGKSFSRSSHLNRHQRIHTGERPHKCRECGMSFRQSANLIQHQRTHTGERPYVCGECGKRFRQRSNLISHQVIHTGERPYECSKCGKRFPTNSSLFLHYRTHTEERPFQCSDCGKGFKHNVSLVTHRRMHTRERPQSVPSVGRASHRAQP is encoded by the exons ATGGAGGTGgaagctgtgaggaagaggaagatgccccaggacacccaggcag acaaggagctgaggatggagaccagggaggacaaatccctgcagcagaacctggtggaagaggccgttttgTGCAGTTCCACAGCACAGGAATCCAACGGGGTGGAAAAGGCCCGGAGATCCCGCAcgaggaggggctgcaaacGCAGATCACGGGGATCTGAGGAGGACAGACCCagcctgtgccgggaaggcggccggagatccagccagggctctgagctggtggtccatgagcagcctCACaatggggagaagccccacaagtgcttgaagtgtgggaagagcttcaggtGGAGCTGCCAACTGATCAggcaccagatgatccacactggggagaggccctatgagtgtggggagtgtgggaagaggtttcagatgATCTACACCCTGATGCGTCACCAAGTggtccacactggggagaggccctatgagtgtgcgGAATGTGGAAAGAGGTTTCAGCTCACTTCCAATCTCCTCATGCACCAGCGCACGCACACTGAGGAGAagcccttccgctgccctgactgcaaGAAGGGATTCAGGAAAAATTCCCATCTTGTCaggcaccagcgcatccacactggggagaggccccaCAAGTGTGAgcaatgtgggaagagcttcagccggagctCCCACCTGAACCgccaccagaggatccacactggggagaggccccaCAAGTGTAGGGAATGTGGGATGAGCTTCAGACAGAGTGCCAACCTGATCCAGCACCAGAGGACCCACAccggggagaggccctacgtgtgtggggaatgtgggaagaggttcAGACAGAGATCCAATCTGATCAGCCACCAagtgatccacactggggagaggccctacgagtgttccaaatgtgggaagaggtttcccACCAACTCCAGTCTCTTCCTGCACTATCGGactcacacagaggagaggcccttccagTGCTCCgactgtgggaagggcttcaagcacaacgTCAGCCTTGTCActcaccggcgcatccacaccAGGGAGAggccccagagt tgccccgagtgcgggaagagcttt aa ccagggctctgagctggtggtccatgagcagcctCACaatggggagaagccccacaagtgcttgaagtgtgggaagagcttcaggtGGAGCTGCCAACTGATCAggcaccagatgatccacactggggagaggccctatgagtgtggggagtgtgggaagaggtttcagatgATCTACACCCTGATGCGTCACCAAGTggtccacactggggagaggccctatgagtgtgcgGAATGTGGAAAGAGGTTTCAGCTCACTTCCAATCTCCTCATGCACCAGCGCACGCACACTGAGGAGAagcccttccgctgccctgactgcaaGAAGGGATTCAGGAAAAATTCCCATCTTGTCaggcaccagcgcatccacactggggagaggccccaCAAGTGTGAgcaatgtgggaagagcttcagccggagctCCCACCTGAACCgccaccagaggatccacactggggagaggccccaCAAGTGTAGGGAATGTGGGATGAGCTTCAGACAGAGTGCCAACCTGATCCAGCACCAGAGGACCCACAccggggagaggccctacgtgtgtggggaatgtgggaagaggttcAGACAGAGATCCAATCTGATCAGCCACCAagtgatccacactggggagaggccctacgagtgttccaaatgtgggaagaggtttcccACCAACTCCAGTCTCTTCCTGCACTATCGGactcacacagaggagaggcccttccagTGCTCCgactgtgggaagggcttcaagcacaacgTCAGCCTTGTCACTCACCGGCGCATGCACACCAGGGAGAggccccagagtgtccccagtgtgggaagagcttctcacagagctcagccttga